A stretch of the Tachysurus fulvidraco isolate hzauxx_2018 chromosome 18, HZAU_PFXX_2.0, whole genome shotgun sequence genome encodes the following:
- the LOC113636958 gene encoding hsp90 co-chaperone Cdc37 isoform X1 — MTTIDYSVWDHIEVSDDEDDTHPNIDTPSLFRWRHQARVERMEAFQMKGVELEKSLSEVRKKLSEAQRKVKKLEGASTEQAKKELEEAKNEEKQLRKEERSWEKKIDEHRREEKKMPWNVDTLSKEGFSKSVLNIKPEVKEETEEEKEKKHKTFVEKYETQIKHFGMLRRWDDSQKFLSDNPHLVCEETANYLVIMCIDLEVEEKHALMEQVAHQTIVMQFILELAKSLKIDPRGCFRQFFSKIKTADQQYQDAFNDELASFKERVRGRAKVRIEKAMKEYEEEERKKRLGPGGLDPVEVYDTLPQEMQKCFDDKDIQMLQDAISKMDPTEAKYHMKRCIDSGLWVPNSQPDDDREKEEEKEVKEEEPQYEEVKIGDAQ, encoded by the exons atgaccACCATCGACTACAGCGTGTGGGACCACATAGAGGTgtctgatgatgaagatgatacACACCCGAATATAGACACACCGAGTCTGTTCAGGTGGAGacaccag GCTCGAGTGGAGCGAATGGAGGCTTTCCAGATGAAAGGGGTGGAGCTAGAGAAGAGTCTGTCAGAGGTCAGAAAGAAGCTGTCAGAGGCTCAGCGCAAGGTGAAGAAGCTGGAGGGGGCGAGTACAGAGCAGGCCAAGAAGGAGCTGGAGGAGGCCAAGAATGAGGAGAAGCAGCTGCGCAAGGAGGAGAGGAGCTGGGAGAAGAAGATAGATGAGCAccggagagaggagaagaagatgCCCTGGAACGTAGATACACTCAGCAAGGAAGGATTCAGCAAG agtgtgttgaACATAAAGCCAGAGGTGAAGGAAGAGacagaggaggaaaaagagaagaagcaCAAGACCTTTGTGGAGAAGTATGAGACACAGATAAAGCActttg GAATGCTGCGGCGTTGGGATGACAGTCAGAAGTTCCTCAGTGATAACCCTCACCTGGTGTGTGAGGAGACTGCAAACTACCTGGTTATCATGTGCATTGACCTGGAGGTGGAGGAG aaacaTGCTCTCATGGAACAGGTGGCCCATCAGACCATTGTTATGCAGTTCATCCTGGAACTTGCGAAAAGCCTAAAGATCGACCCACGGGGATGTTTCCGCCAGTTCTTCTCCAAGATAAAG aCGGCAGATCAGCAGTATCAGGATGCCTTTAATGATGAGTTGGCGTCCTTTAAAGAGCGTGTACGTGGCCGGGCAAAGGTCCGCATTGAGAAGGCCATGAAGGAGtatgaagaggaggagaggaaaaaacGGCTTGGTCCTGGAGGTCTGGACCCTGTGGAGGTGTACGACACCCTGccccag GAAATGCAGAAGTGCTTTGATGATAAAGACATCCAGATGTTACAAGATGCCATCAGCAAAATGGATCCCacg gaggcgAAGTACCACATGAAGCGCTGCATCGATTCGGGTCTGTGGGTGCCGAATTCACAGCCAGACGATGAccgagagaaggaggaggagaaggaggtgaaggaggaggagccTCAGTATGAGGAAGTGAAGATTGGAGATGCTCAGTGA
- the LOC113636958 gene encoding hsp90 co-chaperone Cdc37 isoform X2, producing the protein MEAFQMKGVELEKSLSEVRKKLSEAQRKVKKLEGASTEQAKKELEEAKNEEKQLRKEERSWEKKIDEHRREEKKMPWNVDTLSKEGFSKSVLNIKPEVKEETEEEKEKKHKTFVEKYETQIKHFGMLRRWDDSQKFLSDNPHLVCEETANYLVIMCIDLEVEEKHALMEQVAHQTIVMQFILELAKSLKIDPRGCFRQFFSKIKTADQQYQDAFNDELASFKERVRGRAKVRIEKAMKEYEEEERKKRLGPGGLDPVEVYDTLPQEMQKCFDDKDIQMLQDAISKMDPTEAKYHMKRCIDSGLWVPNSQPDDDREKEEEKEVKEEEPQYEEVKIGDAQ; encoded by the exons ATGGAGGCTTTCCAGATGAAAGGGGTGGAGCTAGAGAAGAGTCTGTCAGAGGTCAGAAAGAAGCTGTCAGAGGCTCAGCGCAAGGTGAAGAAGCTGGAGGGGGCGAGTACAGAGCAGGCCAAGAAGGAGCTGGAGGAGGCCAAGAATGAGGAGAAGCAGCTGCGCAAGGAGGAGAGGAGCTGGGAGAAGAAGATAGATGAGCAccggagagaggagaagaagatgCCCTGGAACGTAGATACACTCAGCAAGGAAGGATTCAGCAAG agtgtgttgaACATAAAGCCAGAGGTGAAGGAAGAGacagaggaggaaaaagagaagaagcaCAAGACCTTTGTGGAGAAGTATGAGACACAGATAAAGCActttg GAATGCTGCGGCGTTGGGATGACAGTCAGAAGTTCCTCAGTGATAACCCTCACCTGGTGTGTGAGGAGACTGCAAACTACCTGGTTATCATGTGCATTGACCTGGAGGTGGAGGAG aaacaTGCTCTCATGGAACAGGTGGCCCATCAGACCATTGTTATGCAGTTCATCCTGGAACTTGCGAAAAGCCTAAAGATCGACCCACGGGGATGTTTCCGCCAGTTCTTCTCCAAGATAAAG aCGGCAGATCAGCAGTATCAGGATGCCTTTAATGATGAGTTGGCGTCCTTTAAAGAGCGTGTACGTGGCCGGGCAAAGGTCCGCATTGAGAAGGCCATGAAGGAGtatgaagaggaggagaggaaaaaacGGCTTGGTCCTGGAGGTCTGGACCCTGTGGAGGTGTACGACACCCTGccccag GAAATGCAGAAGTGCTTTGATGATAAAGACATCCAGATGTTACAAGATGCCATCAGCAAAATGGATCCCacg gaggcgAAGTACCACATGAAGCGCTGCATCGATTCGGGTCTGTGGGTGCCGAATTCACAGCCAGACGATGAccgagagaaggaggaggagaaggaggtgaaggaggaggagccTCAGTATGAGGAAGTGAAGATTGGAGATGCTCAGTGA